A window of Pseudochaenichthys georgianus chromosome 19, fPseGeo1.2, whole genome shotgun sequence genomic DNA:
AATGATGCAGAACATCTTTAAAGCATAAaggtgaaacaaacaaaaaaacagctTGGCACTAAGACAATGACAACAGTTTGAACAGTTAGGTCATTAAACGTTGCCAAACATTTTCATTGAATGATACATTTCAAAAACTTTTAAAACGTTACAATTTGGCTCTTCAAAGAATACATGGAAATACTGTAAAATGATTAAATGAAAACATACTCTCTTGTTTATCTTCATGGCTCGGAAAAACAATGAATCAAAACGTGCATATAATATTGCATACTCAGAAAAAAACAATACTTTTTAAAGTGTAACCTGGATGGTAATAAAAAAAGACTCGCATAGACATAGACTCACAGTCCATAGTGATGAGGACTATTTTGTGTTTAACTAAGGCACCTTAGGTTACAGCATGGCAGCCTCTGCATATTCACAGGGAATTAAAGAAAGCACCAACGTCTTCCTGCATCAGGATTTGCATTTTTAAGAATAACGAAAACACAAATCTGTAGTGTGAATTTCAGATCCACTCAGAGCCCTTTATGACTCCATATTTGCTGCTACTGCTGGTGCTGCTGCCCCCGGCCCTGTTTGACTTGCTTGCGGTGTGTTTGGAGGCCTGTCTGTGTTTCTGCTCACGGTGAGGCTTGCTGTGGTTGTTAGTGTGGCTCTGTGGCTGGCTGTAGGCCTCCAGCTGGTTCTGAGGATGATGGATGTCCTTAAGAACTCTGGAAGAATCTCCCATCCCTCCTTTGCACAGGTTCTCTTCATTATTGGTGTACTGCTGGCGCTCCTCTTGGGCAATGTTCACGTGGTTTTGCCTGCATGTCATCTTAGCATTATTGAGATCAGTAATGGGAAGTGGCTGGTCGTGGTGCCCTGTAGATACCAGGAGAGGCTTGATGGCGTTGTTGTACCCAGGCGGAGCTGATGGTGCGTTCCAAGAAAAAGGGTAACTGCTGTAATCGTCTCCACTCAATCGTGCCTCATTAAGAGCTCCTTGTTCACGCGTAAGCCCGTACAGCTCTTCCTCTGGTAGGCGCACCCGGTGAGAGCGCACGATGTCACAGATGGTACCGACGCCCAGGTGAAGCATCTCCCAGACATTGAGTGCCAGGCAAAGCAGGGAGACTGTGTACATGATGAGGAGGAAGATAGTTTTCTCAGTGGGCCGGGATACAAAGCAGTCCACTTTGTGAGGGCAGGGGTCGTCAGAGCACACGTAGGAGGCGGGAACAGCAAATCCATACAGGACATACTGTCCACACAGGAACAACACCTCCAGCACGCAGCGCGTCAAGAGCTGAAGGACATAAATACGCATCAGTCCATCCTCTTTGATACGCTGGCGGCCATCATGGCGCACCTTGACCTTTGCATTTTTATCACCACTGTCTCCTTTCGCTGCTCCATCACCGTCACTCTCAACCTCGGCCATTTCGTAGATCATCGGGTCTTCCTCTTGGTCATCCTCGGCCTCTTCGATGCCCCTGTGCTGCTTTCTGCCAGCAAGGTAGGGCTTCTTGGTCTTCCTCCGCGACAATCCACTCACTCCCCCATTTTCGCACTGCTCCTCTGCCCGGGCAATTTTGTTCACAGCGTAGCCCAGGTACATGAGGGAAGGCGTGGCCACCAGGATGATTTGGAACACCCAGAAGCGGACGTGTGAGAGTGGAGCGAAGGCGTCGTAGCAGACGTTCTCGCAGCCCGGCTGGCCCGAGTTGCAGACAAACTTGCTCTGCTCATCGTAGTAGATGGACTCCCCACCCACGGCCGTTAGCACAATGCGGAAAACTATCAGGACTGTGAGCCAGATCTTGCCCACGAATGTTGAATGGTTGTGGATTTCTTCCAGCAGGCGAGTCAGGAAACTCCAACTCATGGTAATGGAAAGGAAACTACAGAGAGAGGCAACGTACACCCCCGCTTACTTCCCTGTGGAGAGAACATCGATGATTAAACTCTGTGCCGTGCAGGAAACTCTGTATGGAAAATGCACACATTAATACTGAATCATATCTAGACAATATTCTTTTTATTTAAAGATCTGCCCAGAACTAAAGACCAgtacatttaaaataacatgtTAATCCTTGATGCTTTTAATAGCTTTGCCCTACAGCTCACGTCTAAACATCCTCTTGGCAATAGTACACAAAGGGAAGAATAATGACTACAATGGAATGTGTAACCATAATTGCTATTGTTAACTGAACGCTCCTGATAGGCATCTTACATGAGGTTGTTAGTGCATCCAGATGTTCCATAGACTCAAAACTTGAATTTTTGCTACAAGACAACTGCTGAAATACTAAAAACCTGGAGAGGAAATAGCTAAATCACTTCAAAGTATAATTAATATCAAGTACTGACTGCATCATTTGTGCAATTTAAAAATATGACCTGAATTACTATGAATATATATAGAACATGTTATGATAATAGTTTAagccgtttaaaaaaaaaagagttctATCTCACATTGTTTTTCCCAGATACTGCAGACGAATAACAGTAAGGTTATAATTAATGAATTGAACACAACAACAATATGAAATACTAGCTTCAAAACTGGCTCGGCTCcttgtttaaatgtttattgGTGCTGTAATTAGCTAGACATGACTAGTTGTACACTAGATGGCTGACTAACAGATAGCAATgaagcagcacacacacacatgcctaaCAGCTCATTTAAAATAGTATACTTTCCTTTCagttacatttagatgaaaTATTTATCCTTGTCTAATCTAAACCACCTCACACTGTACCTAACCCTACACAATCTCAGTTTTACCTGCAGACATCCATCTGCCCAAAACATAAGGAACCAACATCTCGACAAGTTACTCATGTGAGAGGAAATCTAAAAGGGTCAGACTTCTGCGGGACAGACCATGTCTGCATGTGTTTAAGTTAAGAGGGTTTGTTAGAGGGTAGTTTATATTCCAACTATCAAGGCTCCTCCATGGTTGCTTATTATAACATGCTCTTGACATTAATCTACCAACAGGAGGCAGACACTGAGGCAAACAAGGTCCGCTGATAAGAAACAGCCTTGCGGTTGTTGAGAGGCTGTCGCTGTATGAACTGAAGTCAATTATGTTATCATGTTGTTCGGCAAGATACTTTTTTTCAGTGTTTACAATTTAAATCCAAAAGTTATTCTTCTAATTAGCTGGCCGTTTGGATCCGTCAAGGAGTTTATGTTTAGTGTTTGGTTTGTAAATTGCTTCATTTGTTTTAGAAAACTTGGTACAAGCGTGAAGCATGGTCGCCACATTTTGGAGCGGATCCATATCACGGGGTTAATAcatggatttattttttaattatagaAAAAGCCTTGCACTCTCCAAGGGACCTTCTAGTTTCACAAGTTTGAAATCACTATATATTAAATAACAGACATTTTTTAGGGCTGCCGCAACTAGTTGGCATTATTGACGTAGTAAATGCAGTAAACGTAGGCATGTTTTTTTCCATCTTTTCTCCTTGTAGCAGCTAAGTACACTCATAAAGCCATGAAGTTGCTACATTATACATTCCATATAATAAGGGTTGAATGGCTAGATAATTGGTCATTAGTGGCAGCTCTACATTCTTATTACAGGCTGTTGGTCTGAAGAAACAAGATATTTGAATATTTTCCACAAATATCTTTAGACTCAACAAcaatttaataaataaaaaatataatcaATAATGATAATAACTGTCAGTGGCCTCCCTAATATCTTCTGATAACatattgtaaattgtgtaaattatttaaaaagttgtttttcattttactttctttttctgTATTCAAAAACCCTAGAAACCCCAATTAATtctttgaaatgtatttatacTCGTATATAGGTGTATACACAGGTctgacatttttatttataataGGCACACTGACTCCCTGTCGCATTAATTAGTATGACATTTGATTtggttttatttctattttacaCAAACAACTCCTATTAAAGCAGGTCCagctgctgttaccatgctttCTCATTTCTCACTCTGGAAAGAAAAAAGTCTCGACTGTCTCATTAAGAGTCACATGCGCTCTAAAACTGCACATCTggccgtgttgtgtaatgtgcTATTTGGAGGCCCGGTAGCACAGTTATCAACAACACTCCAACACAAATCTTGTGGATGGCAAGAAAGCAAATTTAGGTCATAATATCAAGAATTTTAGGTCATAAGAATACAATGTTACACCAACACCTCCAAACAGACACagacaaataaaataagatGAACATTTTTGAACAGATTTCTATGATAAACACACTCCAACCTCTCTTTTTAAAACATGCATTAAACTAGATCCTGctgttaacacatttgttttaacaAGAATCAATAGGACACCCCAAATCTATTGTTAAGTTGACTAGAAAATGGCCAACAAATATATTTGAATGGCAAATTAAGTCGAATGATTTGTTGCAAAACACCTGCCTCGACTCAATATGTATCACCAGCTCAACCGCCCAAGTTGCTAGTAGCGCCACATCGAATGCCTGAAGGTGATACATTGCATTTCCCCCAGATGTCTTCCAGCACCAGACCAACAGCCTCCAGTTTCCAACAGCGCCAgttaaaaaaactatttgtgGAGTTTTACTTTAAAGAGCAGCCAGCCTTGTACATGCCTATCTAAGAAGGCTTCAAGCTGTGAATGTGAAGGTTTGTGGTTTCCTTCAGTGCAGTTAAAGTGATGCTCTACCCAAAATCTATCTTTTGAGTGAGAAACACTCAGCCGATATTAACTTGAAAGGCGACTGTAAAAATGTTGTAGCTTGCTGACAATGCATTTGTTATTTAAAGGTACAGTATGTTTTTGGGGTATTTGTTTTGTTCATTAGCGACATACCAAACACGAGAAAACTGATGGGAAAAGCATGCATCATACACAAtgtctagggttagggttaaagaTGCCCCGAGACAGGACTTCCTGTCCATAAATCAAAGCGTGGCTAATTATAAGTTTGCTACAACTCCCCCGTTGGACATTTAGTGCAGATAAAGACAATGGGACTCAATTAAATCATGTAGTTATAACTAGCAGAACTGAGAGCAATCACAATAACAAGAAGGAAATTACTCATATAAACTAACtttctgtcccgactcccgaggaAATACTATGTGGATGACTTCAAGTGTAATCACCAAACTCATCTCCAATCACTGTAATGGATGCCACAGGGTTGGATGTGACTCTGAGCCATCAAACCACATGTCAAACCACACAAGGAAGTCGTGTATGTATTCACAACAGAACTTGATCAAGACACACGCCTCTGGCGTAACCAGCTAATTTGTGATGTAGAAAGAGTCGATGCAAACTACGCTAGCTTCCATAGATCTATGATCAAGTTCAAAGGAACCAGTATTACAACAAGAACAGGGGAACTATTGCCTTGTACAAAGGCATATTTGGTTATTTTGCTCTGTGCTCAGGTCatgaatgaaaatactattttcaGAGAGAAGCACACTTTGT
This region includes:
- the LOC117464768 gene encoding gap junction gamma-1 protein-like, translating into MSWSFLTRLLEEIHNHSTFVGKIWLTVLIVFRIVLTAVGGESIYYDEQSKFVCNSGQPGCENVCYDAFAPLSHVRFWVFQIILVATPSLMYLGYAVNKIARAEEQCENGGVSGLSRRKTKKPYLAGRKQHRGIEEAEDDQEEDPMIYEMAEVESDGDGAAKGDSGDKNAKVKVRHDGRQRIKEDGLMRIYVLQLLTRCVLEVLFLCGQYVLYGFAVPASYVCSDDPCPHKVDCFVSRPTEKTIFLLIMYTVSLLCLALNVWEMLHLGVGTICDIVRSHRVRLPEEELYGLTREQGALNEARLSGDDYSSYPFSWNAPSAPPGYNNAIKPLLVSTGHHDQPLPITDLNNAKMTCRQNHVNIAQEERQQYTNNEENLCKGGMGDSSRVLKDIHHPQNQLEAYSQPQSHTNNHSKPHREQKHRQASKHTASKSNRAGGSSTSSSSKYGVIKGSEWI